Proteins from a genomic interval of Nematostella vectensis chromosome 5, jaNemVect1.1, whole genome shotgun sequence:
- the LOC116613530 gene encoding uncharacterized protein K02A2.6-like — MEKECAKRLRGKSLSFHLMYKYMICDRDSKAYDSIWDQYGVCDTCNKYESVSRASTVYKEWLKSEDYVQWESSHLGGSADCNRVVKLDCIGHVQKRMGKALYNFQSSSNKLKDGKPVKGTSGRLTKNAIEKERHQFCPPNSWCKYKKGLPCEDKEYHLDPVFIKCLEPIYTQVTDPALLARCLPGYTQNANESLNALVWAGCPKHKWHGRERVEMAVGSAAVHFSLGATGKHDIMRWAGIESRKHYIWRRGPDLWNTMSVIGQLREFDRQKESFEAYIERLENFMKANGVRKENEVAVLLTAIGPETYGLLRNLLTPEKPDTKTYKDLVDILSGHLHPKPLVIAERFNFHNRFRHDSETVADFGAQLKKLSTHCEFGTFQDEALRDRFVCGLRQEAIQRKLLTEKTLTFAKALEIAQSMEMAESKSSELKGSGSSESGCVEEVHQLGKKPQKHKKFTQNKGGKPKTACHRCGSAEHDGKSCKYKKYKCDNCGKVGHLKRVCQSKECKETKYVEVSVDNDQEDESLGFFSTREPSSKAVTVTITVNGKEIPMEVDTGAARTVIPEKLFKENFGHLKLKNASTSLKTYSGTVLPLIGETEVLVEYEGQSAKLPLIVAKVESKPAILGRNWLSVVKLNWEHLFSVSSSDLVQELTARFKGVFGTGLGKIKEFQARINVQPEATPRFHKARPVPYALKPAVEAELDRMEKEGIVTKVSHSEWAAPLVVVPKADGGVSLCGDYKVTVNPVLDVDQYPMPNPQDLLSALAGGTKFSKLDLKHAYQQLPLGEESKKFLTVNTCKGLYQYNRLPFGVASAPAVFQSTIDTILKGIDGVVCYIDDILITGRNDQEHKARLEAVLERLEKYGISLKLSKCSFLEDRVGFLGHVIDAEGVHPSPEKVRAVVDAPAPTNVTELRSFLGMLQYYGKFLPNLSTLLHPLNNLLRDGVEWSWLPECEQAFTSAKELLQSAKVLTHYDVNLPIKLACDASPYGIGAVISHVMPGGEERPIAFASRTLTGSEKNYAQLEKEALSIIYGVKKFHQFLYGRRFILETDHKPLLTILGPKSAIPTLAAARLQRWALILASHQYDVVYRKGVDHSNADGLSRLPVDKPRVSEETEIYHFSDVDDLPVTARDIAMETRKDSVLSKVLHYVKSGWPQQTQEEELRSYFNRRLELSVEQDCVLWGLRVIIPEAFQEKILHDLHADHPGMCRMKSLARSYLWWPKLDQAIENMVHHCEACQSVRKQPATAPLIPWKWPVRVWQRVHMDYAVKDGVNFFVVVDAHSKWPEIIATSSTTAPKTIEMLAGLFASHGLPEEMVSDNGPPFISSELDMFMKSNGIRHTRVPRYHPASNGEAERYVQTLKQALLTSKFDQGKSLQQRLSSFLFSYRNTPHTVTGQTPAELFLKRKPRTRLALLQPNLAQHVEERQMKEKQQHDGGRTKTREFLPGDIVLVRNFRGKHKWDKGTVILRIGPLAYQIRIGGRMCHVHVDHLLAAGDAEHTSPPTTATAMTGSGFVLPSTPVVSSKPILPEPEVTPLPEVSPKSSETVVPTCTTESPPDVASTPVRRYPRRTPKPVVRLDL, encoded by the exons ATGGAAAAGGAATGTGCCAAGAGGTTAAGGGGGAAAAGTCTTTCCTTCCATCTCATGTACAAGTACATGATTTGCGACCGGGACTCTAAGGCCTACGACTCTATTTGGGACCAGTACGGTGTGTGTGACACATGCAACAAGTATGAGTCGGTGTCCAGAGCAAGCACCGTGTACAAGGAGTGGCTCAAGTCTGAGGACTATGTGCAATGGGAATCCAGTCACCTTGGTGGAAGTGCTGACTGCAACAGAGTGGTCAAGCTGGACTGCATAGGCCATGTCCAGAAACGGATGGGCAAGGCCTTATATAACTTTCAGTCTTCTTCCAACAAGCTAAAAGATGGGAAACCTGTGAAAGGGACGTCTGGCAGACTGACAAAGAATGCTATAGAAAAA GAGAGACACCAGTTCTGCCCACCCAACTCTTGGTGCAAATATAAGAAAGGTCTTCCTTGTGAAGACAAAGAGTACCACCTGGACCCAGTGTTCATCAAGTGCCTGGAGCCCATCTATACTCAGGTAACAGATCCTGCTCTGTTGGCAAGGTGTCTCCCTGGCTACACCCAGAATGCCAATGAATCTTTGAATGCTTTGGTGTGGGCCGGGTGCCCAAAGCATAAATGGCATGGGAGGGAGAGAGTGGAGATGGCTGTTGGGTCTGCAGCCGTTCACTTCAGTCTGGGTGCTACTGGGAAGCATGACATAATGAGATGGGCGGGGATTGAG TCCCGAAAACATTACATCTGGCGACGAGGACCGGATCTGTGGAACACCATGAGTGTCATCGGTCAACTAAGAGAGTTCGACCGGCAAAAAGAGTCGTTTGAAGCTTACATTGAGCGGCTTGAAAACTTCATGAAGGCGAATGGCGTGCGAAAGGAGAACGAGGTAGCTGTCTTGCTCACTGCAATAGGTCCTGAAACGTACGGACTGTTGAGGAATCTTTTGACTCCGGAAAAACCTGACACCAAGACATATAAAGATCTTGTGGATATTTTGAGTGGCCATTTGCATCCGAAACCCTTGGTTATTGCCGAGCGATTCAATTTTCATAACCGGTTTCGTCACGACTCCGAAACAGTTGCGGACTTTGGCGCCCAACTAAAGAAGCTTTCAACTCACTGTGAGTTCGGAACTTTCCAAGATGAAGCCTTGAGAGACCGTTTTGTATGTGGTCTACGCCAGGAAGCGATTCAACGGAAACTTTTAACCGAGAAAACCTTGACGTTTGCGAAGGCTTTGGAGATCGCTCAGTCGATGGAAATGGCGGAATCGAAGTCGTCGGAATTGAAGGGCTCTGGATCGTCCGAATCGGGCTGCGTTGAAGAAGTTCATCAGCTTGGAAAAAAGCCACAGAAACACAAGAAATTCACACAGAACAAGGGAGGAAAGCCCAAAACAGCATGTCATCGTTGTGGCAGTGCTGAACATGATGGTAAATCCTGTAAATACAAGAAGTATAAGTGTGATAATTGTGGCAAAGTGGGTCACCTAAAGAGAGTCTGTCAGTCCAAGGAGTGCAAGGAAACCAAGTATGTTGAAGTTTCAGTGGACAATGACCAAGAAGATGAGTCATTGGGGTTCTTTTCAACTCGTGAACCCAGCAGCAAAGCAGTGACAGTAACTATCACTGTTAACGGAAAGGAAATTCCAATGGAAGTTGATACGGGAGCTGCACGCACAGTCATCCCTGAAAAGTTGTTCAAAGAGAATTTTGGACATTTGAAACTCAAGAATGCAAGTACCTCATTAAAGACTTATTCTGGAACAGTGTTACCTTTAATTGGTGAAACCGAAGTTCTAGTTGAGTACGAGGGTCAAAGTGCCAAGTTGCCTCTGATTGTGGCAAAAGTTGAGAGCAAACCAGCTATTCTGGGTCGTAATTGGCTCAGTGTTGTTAAGCTGAACTGGGAGCACCTTTTTAGTGTTTCTTCTTCTGATTTAGTTCAGGAACTGACTGCACGGTTCAAGGGTGTTTTCGGTACGGGCCTGGGCAAAATCAAGGAGTTTCAAGCAAGAATCAATGTGCAACCTGAGGCCACGCCTAGGTTTCATAAGGCTCGCCCCGTGCCGTATGCCCTAAAGCCAGCAGTTGAAGCAGAGTTGGATCGCATGGAAAAGGAGGGGATCGTGACAAAAGTGTCCCATAGTGAGTGGGCTGCCCCGTTAGTGGTCGTCCCTAAGGCAGATGGTGGTGTTAGTTTGTGTGGAGACTACAAAGTTACGGTGAATCCAGTTTTGGACGTCGACCAATACCCTATGCCTAACCCTCAAGATTTGCTCAGTGCTCTGGCAGGTGGTACCAAGTTTTCTAAACTTGACCTCAAGCATGCATATCAGCAACTGCCTCTTGGTGAGGAGTCCAAGAAGTTCCTCACTGTCAACACCTGTAAAGGGCTCTATCAGTATAATCGGTTGCCTTTTGGTGTCGCAAGCGCACCTGCTGTATTTCAATCTACTATTGACACCATTCTCAAGGGCATTGATGGTGTTGTTTGCTATATCGACGATATTTTGATCACTGGAAGGAATGACCAGGAACACAAAGCAAGATTAGAGGCGGTGCTGGAAAGACTTGAGAAATACGGAATTTCTCTCAAGTTGTCGAAATGCAGTTTCCTGGAGGACAGGGTCGGTTTTCTCGGTCATGTCATTGATGCCGAGGGTGTCCACCCTTCACCAGAGAAAGTTCGGGCTGTTGTGGATGCTCCTGCGCCAACTAATGTTACCGAGTTGAGATCTTTTCTGGGTATGTTACAGTACTACGGAAAATTTCTCCCGAACTTGTCAACATTGCTGCACCCGTTAAACAACCTCCTGCGGGACGGGGTTGAGTGGTCATGGCTGCCAGAATGCGAGCAAGCCTTCACCTCTGCAAAAGAGCTCCTGCAATCAGCGAAAGTCCTAACTCATTATGACGTCAATCTTCCAATTAAATTGGCTTGTGATGCATCACCCTATGGCATTGGAGCCGTTATTTCACACGTTATGCCAGGAGGCGAGGAGCGCCCCATTGCTTTTGCCTCAAGAACCCTCACTGGTAGTGAAAAGAATTATGCCCAGCTAGAGAAGGAAGCCCTGTCCATTATTTACGGAGTTAAAAAGTTCCACCAGTTTTTATATGGGCGACGATTTATTCTGGAGACCGACCATAAACCACTCCTAACAATCTTAGGGCCAAAGTCGGCAATTCCCACACTAGCTGCGGCTCGTCTTCAGAGGTGGGCTTTAATTTTAGCATCCCACCAGTATGATGTCGTTTACCGTAAAGGTGTCGATCACAGCAATGCGGATGGGCTGTCCAGACTTCCTGTTGATAAGCCTAGAGTTTCAGAGGAAACTGAAATTTATCATTTCAGTGATGTGGATGACCTACCTGTAACGGCAAGGGACATTGCTATGGAAACAAGAAAGGATTCTGTGTTAAGCAAGGTACTTCATTATGTGAAAAGTGGCTGGCCACAGCAGACACAGGAGGAGGAATTACGTTCTTATTTCAATCGTCGATTGGAACTGTCTGTGGAACAAGACTGTGTTCTCTGGGGTCTGCGGGTCATTATCCCAGAGGCATTTCAGGAGAAAATCCTGCATGATCTTCACGCAGATCACCCAGGTATGTGTCGCATGAAGTCTCTCGCACGCAGCTACCTGTGGTGGCCAAAGCTCGATCAGGCTATCGAGAACATGGTGCACCATTGTGAGGCCTGCCAGTCTGTTCGTAAGCAGCCTGCCACAGCACCTTTGATCCCATGGAAATGGCCTGTTAGAGTTTGGCAACGAGTGCACATGGATTATGCTGTTAAAGACGGAGTgaacttttttgttgttgtcgatGCACACTCAAAGTGGCCTGAGATTATTGCTACATCTTCCACTACTGCACCCAAGACCATTGAAATGCTGGCTGGTCTATTTGCATCACATGGATTACCAGAGGAGATGGTCTCTGATAACGGTCCACCGTTCATTTCTAGTGAGCTGGACATGTTTATGAAAAGTAATGGAATACGGCATACACGGGTCCCTCGCTATCATCCCGCTTCTAACGGGGAGGCGGAGAGATATGTTCAAACTCTCAAGCAGGCGTTACTTACCAGCAAGTTTGATCAGGGGAAATCGCTACAGCAACGGCTGTCaagttttctgttttcgtACAGGAACACGCCCCATACGGTTACTGGGCAGACACCTGCTGAGTTGTTCTTGAAGCGTAAGCCTCGCACACGTTTGGCATTGCTTCAGCCCAATCTGGCCCAGCATGTTGAGGAGCGTCAGATGAAGGAAAAGCAACAGCATGATGGTGGCCGAACAAAAACTCGTGAGTTTCTTCCAGGGGACATTGTTTTAGTTCGTAACTTCAGAGGAAAACACAAGTGGGATAAAGGAACAGTGATCTTGAGAATCGGTCCCCTAGCATACCAGATACGTATTGGAGGACGAATGTGTCATGTACATGTTGATCACCTTCTAGCAGCTGGTGATGCGGAGCACACATCCCCACCAACTACAGCTACAGCTATGACTGGGAGTGGCTTTGTTTTGCCCTCTACTCCAGTAGTGTCCTCTAAACCCATTCTTCCTGAGCCTGAGGTTACCCCTCTACCTGAAGTCTCACCTAAATCTTCAGAGACTGTTGTTCCTACATGTACAACTGAGTCACCACCTGACGTGGCATCTACACCTGTGAGGCGTTACCCAAGGCGTACCCCTAAACCTGTAGTACGTCTGGACTTGTAA
- the LOC5505728 gene encoding Golgi pH regulator, with product MAFVGDFAIMFFSQLLFFGIGWIFFMRRLFRNYEVHHSVVQLVFSITFALSCTMFELIIFEILGFMDKNSRYFHWKVGIYSMLFTLIFLLPFYICYFLVKTLRFINNRCTVVLLASGFWIAFLYLFWKIGNPFPILSPKHGILSIEQGISRVGVIGVTLMAILSGFGAVNCPYTYMTFFMRHVNDSDILSLERRLSQTMDMIISKKKRIAMVKRDSRRFAATSQQKSGIWNMLSSVASMTGGENTSHLQQEVDAMEELSRQLFLEIVDLHNTKERMELSKTLQGKYFDFLGHIFSGYCIWKIFISTVNIVFDRVGKTDPVTRGIEITVNYLGMKFDVIFWSQHISFLLIGILIVTSIRGLLITLTKFFNAMASSKSSNVIVLVLAEIMGMYFVSSVLLMRMNMPVAYREIITEVLGLLQFNFYHRWFDVIFLVSALTSIGFLYLAHKQAPEKFMDDRNY from the exons ATGGCGTTTGTTGGGGACTTCgcaataatgtttttttcccaGCTCTTATTTTTTGGAATTGGTTGGATTTTCTTTATGAGAAGACTGTTTAGAAACTACGAAGTTCATCACTCGGTCGTACAGCTTGTATTCTCTATAACTTTTGCTCTCTCGTGCACTATGTTCGAGCTTATAATTTTTGAGATTCTCGGATTCATGGACAAAAACTCTCGATACTTCCACTGGAAAGTTGGTATTTATTCCATGCTATTTACGCTGATATTCCTATTGCCCTTCTATATTTGCTACTTCTTGGTAAAGACTCTACGTTTTATTAACAATCGCTGCACAGTTGTTCTTCTGGCTTCCGGGTTTTGGATTGCATTCTTGTACTTGTTTTGGAAGATTGGAAACCCTTTCCCTATTCTCAGTCCAAAACACGGCATTCTCTCGATCGAACAAGGAATCAGTCGCGTTGGAGTTATTGGTGTGACGCTGATGGCCATTTTGTCCGGATTCGGTGCAGTGAACTGCCCATATACTTACATGACATTTTTCATGAGACATGTCAATGATTCAGACATTTTATCACTTGAAAGGAGACTGTCCCAAACAATGGACATGATAATtagcaaaaagaaaagaatagCGATGGTGAAACGAGACAGTAGGCGGTTTGCAGCAACTTCTCAACAAAAATCAG GTATTTGGAATATGCTCAGTAGTGTAGCCAGCATGACAGGAGGAGAAAATACCAGTCACTTGCAGCAAGAAGTAGATGCTATGGAGGAACTAAGCCGACAGCTTTTCCTGGAAATAGTCGACCTGCACAATACCAAGGAACGAATGGAGCTATCAAAAACCCTCCAAGGGAAATACTTTGATTTCCTAGGCCATATTTTCTCTGGTTACTGCATCTGGAAGATCTTTATTTCTACAGTGAACATTGTTTTTGACAGAGTAGGGAAAACAGACCCAGTTACAAGGGGAATTGAGATTACTGTGAACTACCTTGGCATGAAATTTGATGTGATATTCTGGTCCCAGCATATATCATTTCTCCTCATTGGAATCCTCATTGTGACCTCTATCCGTGGGCTGCTTATCACACTCACCAAGTTTTTCAATGCCATGGCAAGCAGTAAATCTTCAAACGTTATTGTCCTTGTTCTTGCAGAAATTATGGGGATGTACTTTGTATCATCAGTTCTGTTGATGCGTATGAACATGCCTGTTGCATATAGAGAAATTATAACAGAGGTTCTTGGACTGCTGCAGTTTAACTTCTACCATCGCTGGTTTGACGTAATCTTTCTAGTTAGCGCATTAACAAGTATTGGTTTTTTGTACCTGGCACACAAACAGGCACCTGAAAAGTTTATGGATGATAGAAATTATTGA
- the LOC5505727 gene encoding cyclin-dependent kinases regulatory subunit has translation MRVIEKRARRTLSFLRNMSSIDQIYYSEKYFDSQYEYRHVMVPKDIAKLVPRKKLMTESEWRQIGIQQSQGWQHYMHHHPEPHIILFRRQRTDNPQNRES, from the exons ATGAGAGTGATAGAAAAAAGAGCGAGAAGGACTCTCTCATTTCTTCGCAACATGTCCTCAATTGATCAGATATACTACTCCGAGAAGTACTTCGACTCCCAGTATGAGTACAG GCATGTCATGGTACCAAAAGACATCGCAAAGCTTGTACCGAGAAAAAAGTTGATGACGGAAAGCGAATGGCGGCAAATCGGTATCCAGCAATCTCAGGGTTGGCAACACTATATGCACCACCATCCAG AGCCACACATCATCCTGTTCCGACGCCAAAGAACAGACAACCCACAAAACAGAGAGTCCTAA
- the LOC5505740 gene encoding G2/mitotic-specific cyclin-B — protein MAAVRRLTAQTVPAQENVDVLTKAKHGQNTRFGRAALGDIANKDKAVLPGKRIALGTRGLTRNEAFTALPKPERPASKPEPMDMADFSEALNECFPTDVEDIDSGDYDKPQLCAEYAKEIMRFLRAMEEHYSVSPTYMNNQQEVNEKMRAILLDWLVQVHLKFRLLQETLYITMSIIDRFLAVHQVSKRELQLVGVGAMLLASKYEEMFAPEIGDFVYITDHAYTKKQIRQMESLIFRKLDFSLGKPLCLHFLRRNSKAGAVGAEEHTMAKYLMELTLIDYQSIKFLPSEIAAASLSLAMRVMGKGSEWTPTLEHYSGYSEKKLSTCMQRLAQLVLGARDSKQKAVYNKYASSKFMKISTMSCLSTSTITTLAAQDQS, from the exons ATGGCTGCTGTACGACGTCTTACCGCA CAAACCGTCCCAGCTCAAGAAAATGTCGACGTCCTCACAAAAGCTAAGCATGGCCAAAATACTCGCTTTGGACGCGCCGCTTTGGGAGACATCGCAAACAAAGACAAGGCTGTTCTTCCCGGCAAAAGG ATAGCTTTAGGAACGCGTGGTCTTACGAGAAATGAAGCTTTCACGGCGCTTCCCAAGCCCGAACGGCCGGCCTCAAAGCCCGAGCCCATGGACATGGCTGATTTTAGTGAGGCGCTCAACGAATGCTTTCCTACCGATGTGGAAGATATCGATAGCGGAGATTACGATAAACCCCAGCTATGCGCCGAGTACGCAAAAGAGATCATGCGATTTCTCCGAGCTATGGAA GAACACTACAGCGTTTCTCCCACTTACATGAATAACCAACAAGAAGTAAATGAAAAGATGCGTGCAATCTTGCTTGACTGGCTTGTGCAGGTCCACCTCAAATTCCGCCTTCTGCAAGAAACCCTCTACATCACCATGTCAATTATAGATAGGTTTCTTGCT GTCCATCAAGTTTCTAAGAGAGAGCTTCAGCTTGTAGGAGTTGGTGCTATGCTTCTTGCTTCCAAATATGAAGAGATGTTTGCCCCTGAGATAGGCGACTTTGTCTACATCACAGACCATGCATACACCAAAAAACAGATCAGACAAATGGAATCCTTGATCTTCCGTAAGCTGGACTTCAGTCTTGGCAAGCCACTCTGCCTTCATTTCCTCAGAAGGAACTCAAAGGCTGGAGCT GTTGGTGCTGAAGAACACACCATGGCTAAATACCTTATGGAGCTAACACTGATAGACTACCAGTCCATCAAGTTCCTCCCCTCTGAGATTGCTGCAGCATCTCTCAGCCTGGCCATGCGCGTTATGGGGAAAGGCAGTGAATGG ACACCCACCCTTGAACACTACAGTGGTTACTCTGAGAAGAAACTTAGCACATGCATGCAGAGATTGGCGCAGCTGGTTCTAGGAGCCAGGGACAGCAAACAGAAG GCTGTGTACAACAAATATGCCAGCAGCAAGTTCATGAAAATCAGCACAATGTCTTGTTTGTCTACCTCCACGATAACAACTCTTGCAGCCCAGGACCAATCTTAG